The DNA sequence AACAAAGCTGACCATCTCCAGATCTTTGCTTAAACTGATAATAAGCAAACGTGTTATAAACCCCATGTTTGACAGACTGAAAATGATCTTTCCCAAATCCAAATAACATGCTGCTAAAGCTGAAAGTGATAGATTACAGCTGGCTGATCAAGCACTGTACTTTATGTTCAGTTTCAGAACTACACTTTGCGAAAAAAATCTTCAGGCTTTCTGTtagttgttttgctttttattgaAAGATACAAAACTCCCCTCATTAGTTAATAGTAATTACATATGAATATGTGAAGAACTAAAGTGAGACAGATGTTTCCACTCATTTCCAGGAGCTTTAACCATCACTTGACAGAGTCAAAACAGAATGTTTAATAATGGGCAAACACTACGTTTTGCTGTAATTTCAGTCTCCTTATAAACTGTTTAATGAttgatttaaaatattgtataatGGAAACATGACATCTTATCATAATTACAATTCCTAATGAGAAAAgtgaatttacatttttttttaaaaaaacttattTGTTGCATCTTACTTGCTCTCCATACAATGATAGAGACAAACAGATCTAGAAATGTAATGATAGGGTTTACACACTTTCATGATAATAGCTGTAAAACTTTTCGTATGCGCTCACACTTCTCCAACAGGCCTGGATCTTCCGTATCAGAACTGTCATACTCTTTCATAAGAGCTTCAGCTTTCTGCATGGTTACTTCTCGTGCACTGCCTTGAAGCCCCTCCAGATAGTCCAATAAAATAGAGAAATATTCATCTGGGACCTTTAAGTAGAGAGATAGTGGAGTTAAAGTTATGTGAAAACCTCACTTGACAATTCAAGTCAGGTAATGGTTCCAGGCTGAGTCAGCTACCAGGAAAACATGATTATTGGATGCCCTCAGCTCAAATGGGCATATTTATTGGTAGTGTGCTAATCACTGAGAGACAATCATTACatgtctgctctgtgctcagATCTACTCAACTTTTAGGTTAAAAATCTAGGCAAAATGCAATCACAGCAGAAGCCGAAATGCCTATTACAGGTTGTAACTCACTGCTCCAGAACACTTGGGACCTGCGTGGTCCCAGACAGGGGTATTTGCTGGAGAGAAAGTCAGGCCACATGCCTGGAGGAGACCTGTGCCCCGCAGGAATCccaggctcctgccaccc is a window from the Carettochelys insculpta isolate YL-2023 chromosome 16, ASM3395843v1, whole genome shotgun sequence genome containing:
- the CHLSN gene encoding protein cholesin isoform X3, whose translation is MREAGMAVRKEEPKKLSGAELALEYLARWSKKPNEWKFQKTRQTWLLLHMYDKEKVPDEYFSILLDYLEGLQGSAREVTMQKAEALMKEYDSSDTEDPGLLEKCERIRKVLQLLS